One region of Paenibacillus antri genomic DNA includes:
- a CDS encoding carboxylate--amine ligase — translation MNHDIPAVVLDLSANGIGIVRALRRKGIRVFAFDTSRNYRIGRTRYATCGLCPHPVFEEEALLRFLLAFGERFPGKAVLYAGADDYVQFMSKYREALADRYLFLLPEAAAIDAVLDKRLTYQAAVAHGIPSPRTYTVDSRSRLQELLPSLQYPCILKPAFSADYRKRMNKKAIVVESAERMETAYAYYERFGELMIQELVPGEDENVYELGALFDDEMRLLAVFTGKKLQQYPPRFGSGALAVSVRDEEVIELGLRLLRALSFKGFANVEFKLDPRDGRAKFLEINARTWFWHSLATRCGVDFSYLYYLSVTGQKPEAATTQREGPKWLYPVRYLLAFLERRAEGGANLAEWIRRLRGETEYALFEWSDPLPSLRSFAAHLKSIRLRKNHPK, via the coding sequence ATGAATCATGATATTCCCGCCGTCGTGCTCGACTTGAGCGCGAACGGGATCGGCATCGTTCGAGCCTTGCGGCGCAAAGGCATCCGGGTGTTCGCTTTCGACACGAGCCGGAATTACCGGATCGGTCGAACCCGTTACGCGACGTGCGGATTATGCCCGCATCCGGTCTTCGAGGAGGAGGCGCTGCTGCGGTTTCTGCTCGCGTTCGGGGAACGATTCCCGGGCAAAGCCGTGCTTTACGCCGGGGCGGACGACTACGTACAGTTTATGTCCAAGTATCGGGAGGCGCTGGCGGATCGTTACTTGTTCTTATTGCCGGAGGCGGCGGCGATCGACGCGGTGCTGGATAAGCGGTTGACGTACCAAGCGGCCGTCGCTCACGGCATCCCGTCCCCGAGGACGTATACCGTCGACTCCCGCAGTCGACTTCAAGAATTGCTTCCGTCCCTTCAATATCCTTGCATCTTGAAGCCGGCGTTCTCCGCGGACTATCGGAAGCGGATGAACAAGAAGGCGATCGTCGTGGAAAGCGCCGAACGGATGGAGACGGCGTACGCCTATTACGAACGGTTCGGCGAGTTAATGATTCAAGAACTCGTCCCCGGAGAAGACGAGAACGTGTACGAGCTAGGGGCGTTATTCGACGACGAGATGCGTCTGCTCGCCGTATTCACCGGGAAGAAGCTGCAGCAATACCCTCCGCGGTTCGGCAGCGGGGCGCTGGCGGTCAGCGTCCGCGACGAAGAAGTGATCGAGCTGGGGCTTCGATTGCTGCGGGCGTTATCGTTCAAGGGGTTCGCGAACGTCGAGTTTAAGCTCGATCCGCGCGACGGTCGAGCGAAGTTTCTGGAAATCAATGCGCGCACCTGGTTTTGGCACAGTCTGGCGACCCGATGCGGCGTCGATTTTTCGTACTTATATTATTTATCCGTCACGGGGCAGAAGCCGGAAGCCGCGACGACCCAAAGGGAAGGCCCGAAATGGTTGTATCCGGTTCGTTATTTGCTGGCGTTCCTCGAACGGAGGGCCGAAGGCGGCGCGAACCTCGCGGAATGGATCCGGCGCCTGCGCGGGGAGACGGAATACGCTTTGTTCGAGTGGTCCGATCCGCTCCCGTCGCTGCGCAGCTTCGCGGCGCATCTGAAATCCATTCGGCTTCGGAAGAACCATCCAAAATAA
- a CDS encoding 3-keto-5-aminohexanoate cleavage protein encodes MDKLIITAAVTGGVTSRKEHPKLPITPEEIANDVYECWKAGASIAHIHAREADGTPSQREELYREIVARIRDRCDIIVNLTTTGWGQNGSDEDRWKPLVCRPEMASFTPGSMNRKDSVMLNAPDFVRKLAVKMKEHNVKPEIEIFDFGMIGQAVKLAAEGFLNEPLHYQFVLGVPGGIQATPKNLLHLTESIPAGSTWSVAAVGRGQLPMDLLGIMLGGHVRTGFEDNVFYRYRRLADSNAQLVERLVRYAVDLGRDVANPQEARNILRLG; translated from the coding sequence ATGGATAAATTGATCATTACCGCGGCCGTGACCGGAGGGGTGACGAGCCGCAAAGAACATCCGAAGCTGCCGATTACGCCGGAAGAGATTGCGAACGACGTATACGAATGTTGGAAGGCGGGCGCGTCCATCGCGCATATTCATGCGCGCGAAGCCGACGGAACTCCGAGTCAGCGGGAGGAGCTCTATCGGGAAATCGTCGCTCGCATTCGCGATCGCTGCGACATCATCGTGAATCTCACCACGACGGGATGGGGGCAAAACGGAAGCGACGAGGACCGGTGGAAGCCGTTGGTGTGCCGGCCGGAAATGGCCTCCTTCACTCCCGGTTCGATGAATCGTAAGGATAGCGTCATGTTGAACGCCCCCGATTTCGTACGGAAGCTAGCCGTGAAGATGAAGGAGCATAACGTCAAACCCGAAATCGAAATCTTCGATTTCGGCATGATCGGTCAAGCCGTAAAGCTCGCGGCGGAAGGCTTCTTGAACGAGCCGCTCCATTACCAATTCGTTCTGGGCGTCCCCGGAGGCATTCAGGCGACCCCGAAAAACCTGCTGCATCTGACGGAGAGCATTCCTGCGGGGAGTACATGGTCCGTAGCCGCCGTAGGGAGGGGACAGCTGCCGATGGATTTGCTCGGGATCATGCTCGGCGGGCACGTCCGAACGGGGTTCGAAGACAATGTGTTCTATCGATACCGCCGGTTGGCCGACAGCAACGCCCAACTGGTGGAGCGACTCGTAAGGTACGCGGTCGACCTCGGCCGGGACGTCGCCAACCCGCAAGAAGCCCGGAACATACTTCGTCTCGGATAA
- a CDS encoding aldolase catalytic domain-containing protein — MKNTNSKILDCTIRDGGLVNNWDFSVEFVRDLYYSLSEAGVEYMEIGYKNSPKLLKGGDAGPWRFLDEAFLREVIPTKTDTKLSALVDIGRVDENDILPREQSMLDLIRVACYIKDVDKGLELVEKFHNLGYETTINIMALSHALENELNDALQEIGNSNVDVVYVVDSYGSMNPKDVTYMTEKFKRALPNKTLGIHTHNNMQLAFANTIAGIDAGVEFLDSSVYGMGRAAGNCTTELLLGYLKNPKYEVRPVLGFLEKHMVAMREKWEWGYNIPYMLGGMLNEHPRSAMALRAGGDKDKYVEYYDRLTTPETAFGSGKSE; from the coding sequence ATGAAAAATACGAACAGCAAAATTTTGGATTGTACGATTCGGGACGGCGGGTTGGTCAACAATTGGGATTTCAGCGTCGAGTTCGTTCGCGACCTGTACTACAGCTTAAGCGAAGCCGGCGTAGAATATATGGAGATCGGCTACAAGAACTCCCCGAAGCTGTTGAAGGGCGGCGACGCGGGACCGTGGCGCTTCCTCGACGAAGCGTTCCTGCGCGAGGTCATCCCGACCAAGACGGATACGAAGCTGTCCGCGCTCGTCGATATCGGCCGCGTGGACGAGAACGACATTCTGCCGCGCGAGCAGAGCATGCTCGATTTGATCCGCGTCGCTTGCTACATTAAAGACGTGGACAAGGGTCTCGAGCTGGTCGAGAAGTTTCATAATCTCGGGTACGAGACGACGATCAACATTATGGCGCTCTCGCACGCGCTCGAGAACGAGCTGAACGACGCGCTGCAAGAGATCGGAAACAGCAACGTCGACGTCGTATACGTCGTCGATTCTTACGGCAGCATGAACCCGAAGGACGTCACGTACATGACGGAGAAGTTCAAGCGCGCGCTGCCGAACAAGACGCTCGGCATTCATACGCACAACAATATGCAGCTGGCGTTCGCGAACACGATCGCGGGCATCGACGCCGGCGTCGAGTTCCTCGATTCCTCGGTGTACGGCATGGGCCGCGCGGCGGGCAACTGCACGACGGAGCTGCTGCTCGGCTACTTGAAAAATCCGAAGTACGAAGTTCGCCCGGTGCTCGGCTTCCTCGAGAAGCATATGGTCGCGATGCGCGAGAAGTGGGAGTGGGGCTACAACATTCCGTACATGCTCGGCGGCATGCTGAACGAGCATCCGCGCTCGGCGATGGCGCTTCGCGCCGGCGGCGACAAGGACAAGTATGTCGAGTATTACGACCGTTTGACGACGCCGGAGACGGCGTTCGGCAGCGGGAAATCGGAGTAA
- a CDS encoding VOC family protein produces the protein MNRVVHFELLSRDPGAAASFYADVFGWKTVRGEGDYYRLITGEEGDGTRGINGAAVRPMLPSLPAQTVNTIHVKDLPAYAEKVRSRGGRTLSDVIPLAGVGRFQYCADPDGTPFGLIEYDD, from the coding sequence TTGAATCGGGTCGTTCATTTCGAATTGCTGTCGCGCGACCCCGGAGCCGCGGCTTCGTTCTATGCCGACGTCTTCGGCTGGAAGACGGTGCGCGGCGAAGGCGACTATTATCGGTTGATCACCGGCGAGGAGGGCGACGGGACGCGAGGCATTAACGGCGCGGCCGTCCGGCCGATGCTCCCGTCGCTGCCCGCGCAGACGGTGAATACGATTCACGTGAAGGATCTTCCCGCGTACGCGGAGAAGGTGCGGTCGCGCGGGGGGCGGACGCTGTCGGACGTCATTCCGCTCGCGGGAGTCGGACGGTTCCAATATTGCGCGGATCCGGACGGCACGCCGTTCGGTCTGATCGAATACGACGATTGA
- a CDS encoding conserved virulence factor C family protein, whose amino-acid sequence MKLLSIEPTPSPNAMKLNLDESLPSGAKYAFGAADAERAPAHLRALLAIRGVKGVYQAADFIALEREASADWRAVLEGVREAFGAGAVAGAAGAGDADAAFGYGEAHVLVQMFRGIPMQVRVRAGHEESRVALPQRFADAAMTAGAASPNLIRERTLVDRGVRYGELPDIAALVAAELDAAYDDARLAALVAQAMAMGDAPEAAPEPSAAESLTPSEALTRLDDADWKARYAALERFKPTPETLNVVVKALADDNFSVRRLAVVYLGDLKTPEAVAHLTAMLKDPSVAVRRTAGDALSDIGDASAQPAMIEALGDKSKIVRWRAARFLYDLGDASALPALEAAADDPEFEVALQARMAVERIASGEAAAGTVWQQMAKSRENDR is encoded by the coding sequence ATGAAACTGTTATCCATCGAACCGACGCCGAGCCCGAACGCCATGAAGCTGAACTTGGACGAGTCGCTGCCGTCCGGCGCGAAATACGCGTTCGGCGCCGCCGACGCCGAACGCGCGCCGGCGCATCTGCGGGCGCTGCTCGCGATCCGCGGCGTGAAGGGCGTCTACCAAGCCGCGGACTTCATCGCGCTCGAGCGCGAGGCGAGCGCCGATTGGCGCGCCGTGCTCGAAGGGGTGCGCGAGGCGTTCGGCGCGGGGGCCGTCGCCGGCGCGGCGGGCGCGGGCGACGCGGACGCCGCGTTCGGCTACGGCGAAGCGCACGTGCTGGTGCAGATGTTCCGCGGCATCCCGATGCAGGTGCGCGTGCGCGCCGGGCACGAGGAGTCGCGCGTCGCGCTGCCGCAGCGGTTCGCGGACGCTGCGATGACCGCCGGCGCCGCGTCGCCGAATTTGATCCGCGAGCGGACGCTCGTCGATCGCGGCGTGCGCTACGGCGAGCTGCCGGACATCGCCGCGCTGGTGGCGGCGGAGCTCGACGCCGCTTACGACGACGCGCGCCTCGCGGCGCTCGTCGCGCAGGCGATGGCGATGGGCGACGCGCCCGAGGCGGCGCCGGAGCCTTCGGCGGCGGAGTCGCTGACGCCTTCGGAGGCGCTGACGCGTCTCGACGACGCGGACTGGAAGGCGCGGTATGCCGCGCTCGAGCGGTTCAAGCCGACGCCCGAGACGCTGAACGTCGTGGTTAAAGCTTTGGCGGACGATAATTTCTCCGTCCGCCGCCTCGCCGTCGTGTACCTCGGCGACCTGAAAACCCCGGAGGCGGTGGCGCATCTGACCGCCATGCTGAAAGACCCGTCCGTCGCCGTGCGGCGGACGGCCGGCGACGCGCTGTCGGACATCGGCGACGCGTCCGCCCAGCCCGCCATGATCGAGGCGCTCGGCGACAAGAGCAAGATCGTCCGCTGGCGCGCCGCCCGCTTCCTGTACGACCTCGGCGACGCATCGGCGCTGCCCGCGCTGGAAGCGGCGGCGGACGACCCCGAGTTCGAGGTCGCGCTGCAGGCGCGCATGGCGGTCGAGCGCATCGCCTCGGGCGAAGCGGCCGCGGGCACCGTCTGGCAGCAGATGGCGAAGAGCCGCGAGAACGACCGTTGA
- a CDS encoding UDP-3-O-(3-hydroxymyristoyl)glucosamine N-acyltransferase has protein sequence MDIEFSLQELLAFLEENGLYSSDGSSHPNAANIRMHGFSSIFDSKPGTLARMEAQTLDWSAIRAAVVLCSEDAAVPSDTSVTYIPMANPRDAFALAIRKFYRKARPTGISPAAVVGEGCVIGEQVYIGPHAVIGDRVEIGDYTEIHGNATVCDDTTIGRHCAIHSGAVIGADGFGYQRDPEGFYYKVPHVGKVRIGDYVEIGSNTCVARGKLSDTVIGTRVKIGNLCHISHDVTIGSEAMITHQAHIGGNAVVKERSWIAPGAIVKQGVTVGESSLAGMGAVVLKDVLPSDVVAGVPAKPISSIRKPTSE, from the coding sequence ATGGACATCGAATTTTCGCTCCAAGAGCTGCTTGCGTTTCTCGAGGAGAACGGCTTGTATTCCTCCGACGGCTCGAGCCATCCGAACGCGGCGAACATCCGCATGCACGGCTTCTCCTCCATCTTCGATTCCAAGCCGGGGACGCTCGCCAGAATGGAGGCGCAGACCTTGGATTGGAGCGCGATTCGCGCGGCCGTCGTGCTTTGTTCCGAAGACGCCGCCGTGCCTTCGGATACGAGCGTTACGTATATCCCGATGGCGAATCCGAGAGACGCATTCGCCTTGGCGATTCGGAAATTTTATCGGAAGGCTCGACCGACGGGCATCAGCCCCGCCGCCGTCGTCGGCGAAGGCTGCGTCATCGGAGAACAAGTATACATCGGCCCTCATGCGGTCATCGGCGACCGCGTCGAAATCGGGGATTACACGGAAATTCACGGCAACGCGACCGTCTGCGACGATACGACGATCGGCCGGCACTGCGCGATCCATAGCGGGGCCGTGATCGGCGCGGACGGCTTCGGGTACCAACGGGACCCGGAAGGGTTTTATTACAAGGTTCCTCATGTCGGCAAGGTGCGGATCGGCGATTACGTCGAAATCGGGAGCAATACTTGCGTCGCCAGAGGGAAGTTATCGGACACCGTCATCGGAACCCGCGTAAAAATCGGGAACTTATGTCATATCTCGCATGACGTGACGATCGGTTCGGAAGCGATGATCACGCATCAAGCGCATATCGGAGGGAACGCCGTCGTCAAGGAGAGAAGCTGGATCGCGCCCGGGGCGATCGTGAAACAAGGCGTTACCGTCGGCGAATCCTCCCTTGCGGGCATGGGGGCGGTCGTATTGAAGGATGTCCTTCCTTCGGACGTCGTGGCCGGCGTTCCCGCGAAACCGATCTCGTCGATCCGCAAACCGACGTCAGAGTAA
- a CDS encoding MBL fold metallo-hydrolase: MAKKFVNADGSSNVKSFADLRQWQKERRAKKKDLSYRVPRVEPDLALLHSNRSEPTVTFVGHSTFLIQLGGLNIVTDPVWAKTMGFQPRLSAPGIAIEALPPIDVVLLSHAHYDHLHLGSLRRLPGDFVALVPDGLAGWFRRRGFRRVEELSWWSETSVGGVAFGFVPAKHWTRRTPWDTNTSHWGGWVMRHGPDCIYFAGDSGYDGLFREIGARYGDIRVALIPIGAYEPEWFMGGSHMTPEEAVQTFVDVGGSIFVPMHYDAFRLADDTPKEALDRLLAEWERRGLPRERLWTMPLGNTRLWSADETTIMK, translated from the coding sequence ATGGCTAAGAAATTCGTCAACGCGGACGGCTCTTCGAATGTGAAGTCGTTCGCGGACTTGCGGCAATGGCAGAAGGAGCGGCGCGCGAAGAAGAAGGATTTGTCGTACCGGGTTCCGCGCGTCGAGCCGGACCTCGCGCTGCTGCATAGCAATCGTTCGGAGCCTACGGTGACGTTCGTCGGTCATTCGACGTTCCTCATACAGCTCGGGGGGCTCAATATCGTCACCGATCCGGTGTGGGCGAAGACGATGGGCTTCCAGCCGCGCCTGTCGGCGCCGGGAATCGCTATCGAGGCGCTGCCGCCGATCGACGTCGTGCTGTTGTCGCACGCGCACTATGATCATCTCCATCTGGGCAGTCTGCGCCGCTTGCCGGGCGACTTCGTCGCGCTCGTGCCGGACGGGCTCGCCGGCTGGTTCCGCCGCCGCGGCTTCCGCCGGGTGGAGGAGCTGTCGTGGTGGTCCGAGACGAGCGTCGGCGGCGTCGCGTTCGGCTTCGTGCCGGCGAAGCATTGGACGCGGCGGACGCCGTGGGACACGAACACGTCGCATTGGGGCGGCTGGGTCATGCGGCATGGCCCAGACTGTATATACTTCGCGGGAGATAGCGGCTATGACGGACTCTTCCGCGAGATCGGGGCGCGGTACGGCGACATCCGGGTCGCCTTGATCCCGATCGGGGCGTACGAGCCGGAGTGGTTCATGGGCGGCTCGCATATGACGCCGGAGGAAGCGGTGCAGACGTTCGTCGACGTCGGGGGAAGCATTTTCGTACCGATGCATTACGATGCCTTCCGCCTTGCGGACGATACGCCGAAGGAGGCGCTGGACCGACTCCTCGCCGAGTGGGAACGGAGGGGGCTTCCTCGGGAGCGACTGTGGACGATGCCGCTCGGAAATACGAGGTTGTGGTCTGCGGACGAGACAACTATAATGAAATAA
- a CDS encoding glycosyltransferase family 2 protein: MKPRVTIVLPSYNRYPFNALCLRALEKQTVDLSTMQVILVDDASTDETRRLRHYRPPYPYQYVRNERVLGVARSRNVGLKRAKGDVLVFLDADMIPEPNYVKFQLEWYRHDERSVVLAGTEGSKLYSVLVPGMKRGQIRQIVKLYRERDIVRERIDGALNGGERMDDGQLRSALRSLKRPIPLLSANELDDSIRMNAFSTPKSTKVNLLAAALGRRLRDSPIAWMGCPGNLAVGRRLLRTVGGYDPDFVGWGTEDVDLAYRLYRAGARFVVDDRVKRYHQEHAPPPNKKVEWQKNKMLLLKKHPVLEVAVRSLNEVGAFDYALVDRIVREAYALRRRSPAEFAKFEAASVAMLHEILRLKSKGRRPNRLLERSRIAARKRRRLKGVRNRMEATGEFPHLVKLYDFLVSL; encoded by the coding sequence ATGAAGCCCCGCGTCACGATCGTTCTCCCCTCTTATAATCGGTATCCGTTCAATGCGTTGTGTCTTCGCGCTCTGGAAAAGCAAACCGTCGATCTGTCGACGATGCAAGTCATTCTCGTCGACGACGCTTCGACCGACGAAACCCGTCGTCTACGCCATTACCGGCCGCCGTATCCTTACCAATACGTGCGGAACGAACGGGTCCTCGGCGTCGCAAGGTCGAGGAACGTCGGGCTGAAGCGCGCGAAGGGCGACGTTCTCGTGTTTCTGGACGCGGATATGATCCCGGAACCGAATTACGTAAAATTTCAGCTGGAATGGTATCGACATGACGAACGCAGCGTGGTCCTGGCGGGAACCGAAGGATCGAAGCTGTACTCCGTGCTCGTTCCGGGAATGAAGCGCGGACAAATTCGCCAGATCGTCAAGTTGTACCGGGAACGGGACATCGTGCGGGAACGGATCGACGGCGCGTTGAACGGCGGGGAACGGATGGATGACGGGCAGTTGAGAAGCGCGCTGCGGTCGTTGAAGCGGCCGATTCCGCTGCTGTCCGCGAACGAATTGGACGATTCGATTCGGATGAACGCGTTCTCGACGCCCAAATCTACGAAGGTCAACCTCCTCGCGGCCGCGTTAGGAAGGCGTCTGCGCGACAGCCCGATCGCCTGGATGGGGTGCCCGGGAAACCTCGCCGTCGGCCGCCGGCTGCTTCGGACCGTCGGCGGGTACGACCCCGACTTCGTCGGTTGGGGCACGGAGGACGTCGACTTGGCCTATCGCCTGTATCGGGCGGGAGCCCGATTCGTCGTGGACGATCGAGTCAAGCGATACCATCAGGAACACGCGCCGCCGCCGAACAAGAAGGTCGAATGGCAAAAAAACAAGATGCTGCTGCTCAAGAAGCATCCCGTCCTCGAAGTCGCCGTCCGCTCCTTGAACGAAGTGGGGGCATTCGATTACGCGCTCGTCGATCGAATCGTCCGAGAGGCGTACGCGTTGCGGCGGCGAAGCCCGGCCGAGTTTGCGAAATTCGAAGCGGCGTCGGTTGCCATGCTGCATGAAATTTTGCGCTTGAAGTCGAAGGGGCGTCGGCCGAATCGATTGTTGGAACGATCTAGGATCGCCGCAAGAAAGCGGCGGCGGCTCAAGGGAGTACGAAATCGGATGGAAGCGACGGGGGAGTTTCCTCATCTCGTGAAATTGTACGATTTCTTGGTTTCATTATAA
- a CDS encoding PIG-L deacetylase family protein, whose amino-acid sequence MTSLIIASHPDDELLGCGGTARKLIESGTEVVTILTALGRKEEAHRMKQFTRAANRRLGVKEVVHLDLPNLRLDAVPLHRITRELERLIAKYEPDTIFTHHYGDLNGDHRATFQAVLTAARPLPGKKPIDIHCFETVSSTEWARPSGDNVFKPNYFVDIGATIDTKMEALASYDVEMRPFPHPRSYEGVRYLAHVRGMTVGVPYAEAFETIRRTWV is encoded by the coding sequence ATGACCAGCCTCATCATTGCGTCTCACCCGGACGACGAACTACTCGGTTGCGGGGGGACGGCGAGGAAACTAATAGAGAGCGGAACGGAGGTCGTCACGATCCTCACCGCCTTGGGACGGAAAGAAGAAGCGCATCGGATGAAACAATTCACGCGGGCGGCGAATCGGCGCTTGGGCGTCAAAGAAGTCGTCCATCTCGATCTCCCTAATCTTCGGTTGGACGCCGTACCGCTGCATCGCATTACCCGGGAGCTCGAACGGTTGATCGCGAAATATGAGCCGGACACGATCTTCACGCATCATTACGGCGACTTGAACGGCGACCATCGGGCGACGTTCCAAGCCGTGCTGACCGCCGCGCGGCCGCTCCCCGGAAAGAAGCCGATCGATATTCACTGCTTCGAAACCGTCTCTTCCACCGAATGGGCGCGGCCCTCGGGCGACAATGTCTTTAAGCCGAATTATTTCGTCGACATCGGCGCGACGATCGATACCAAGATGGAGGCGCTCGCATCGTACGACGTAGAAATGCGGCCGTTCCCCCACCCGCGATCATACGAAGGCGTCCGTTACTTGGCTCATGTTCGGGGGATGACGGTCGGCGTTCCGTACGCCGAGGCTTTCGAAACGATCCGCAGAACGTGGGTCTGA
- a CDS encoding glycosyltransferase family 2 protein — translation MRPRVSIVIPSHNRYPLNRYSLYALELQSFDLSRLEVILVDDASTDDTTKLKHYKPEYRFRYVRNRKKLGVAKSRNVGARLAEGQVVIFLDAEMIVDRDFVRNHYKHHETAANHVVIGGERRAKLYSLLFPGMSKSQIADVCRLAERQEFRSLLRAKGLPSDDPGKIKRSLGKLKRPIPLISASHIKSFSDLAVCAAPKTNINEIIQQLGDRLETSPLRWMVCVGNLSLRKSLFDRLDGYDEDFTEWGTEDVEFAYRLHSAGARFVIEPELWRYHQEHPNPPNKIDSGRRNRILLQKKHPVLDVCIRSLKSVQKLDYVFMDETLREYRALRAGYSLYYKEFIDCIVYMLRRAAILQERDAKIADLTRGFPSSLKTAVRQRNRLEAAKRSSRLVRLFDLLAKRKRKRKRRRRR, via the coding sequence ATGAGACCCAGGGTCAGCATCGTTATTCCGTCGCATAACCGCTATCCGCTAAATCGATACAGTCTCTACGCATTGGAACTTCAATCGTTCGATCTCTCTCGCTTGGAAGTCATCTTGGTCGACGACGCCTCTACCGACGATACGACGAAGCTGAAGCATTACAAACCCGAGTACCGGTTCCGCTATGTTCGCAACCGCAAGAAGCTCGGGGTCGCGAAATCCAGAAACGTCGGGGCGCGATTGGCCGAAGGTCAGGTCGTTATTTTTCTGGATGCGGAAATGATCGTAGATCGCGATTTCGTAAGGAATCATTATAAGCACCATGAAACGGCGGCAAATCACGTCGTAATCGGGGGGGAGCGGCGGGCGAAGCTCTACTCGTTGCTGTTTCCGGGCATGAGCAAGAGTCAGATCGCGGACGTGTGTCGGCTCGCCGAAAGGCAAGAGTTTCGATCGTTGCTGCGGGCGAAGGGCCTCCCGAGCGACGACCCGGGCAAAATCAAACGGAGCCTCGGAAAGCTGAAGCGGCCGATTCCGCTCATAAGCGCTTCGCATATCAAGTCGTTCTCCGATCTAGCCGTTTGCGCGGCGCCCAAAACGAATATCAACGAAATCATTCAGCAGCTCGGCGACCGTCTGGAGACGAGTCCCTTGCGCTGGATGGTGTGCGTAGGAAACCTTTCTTTGAGGAAAAGTTTGTTCGACCGGCTTGACGGCTACGACGAAGATTTCACGGAATGGGGAACCGAGGACGTCGAATTCGCTTATAGACTTCATTCGGCCGGCGCCCGATTCGTGATCGAACCGGAGCTATGGCGGTACCATCAGGAGCATCCGAATCCGCCGAACAAAATCGATTCCGGGCGAAGGAACAGAATTTTGCTGCAAAAAAAGCATCCGGTCCTCGACGTTTGCATTCGGTCGTTAAAGTCCGTCCAAAAGCTGGACTACGTGTTTATGGACGAAACGCTGCGGGAGTACCGCGCGCTCCGCGCAGGCTATTCTTTGTACTATAAGGAATTTATCGATTGCATCGTGTATATGCTGCGCCGGGCCGCGATTCTTCAAGAAAGAGATGCGAAGATCGCCGACCTGACGCGAGGATTCCCGTCGTCGCTGAAGACGGCGGTCCGCCAGCGGAACCGGTTGGAGGCCGCGAAGCGTTCCTCTCGATTAGTGCGGTTGTTCGATCTGTTGGCGAAAAGGAAGAGGAAGAGGAAAAGGAGGCGGAGACGATGA